One part of the Pannonibacter sp. XCT-53 genome encodes these proteins:
- a CDS encoding ABC transporter permease has translation MAPLRYLLNRLLLLVPTFLLVMVIIFLLVRLLPGDPAIALLGDKASDAELAAFRERLGLNAPLATQFMLFVRSILGGDLGTSVMLRAPVWDVILSRLPATIFLTVYSVSLAILIAGPLAFVAALNRGRWPDTVIRAVFQVGLSMPVFYIGLLLLTFLAAQLRLFPVGGYGKGLADNLYHLFLPAMTVALYTSAILMRNLRAAIIEVLDAEYVQFARAKGLPLRLVLGRHVLRNALISTITLLGLSIGNLMSGTLVTETVFGVPGVGRLMLDAIFGRDYALIQGLTLTFAVLVTLVFLMTDLIQSWLDPRLRLS, from the coding sequence ATGGCTCCCCTTCGATATCTCCTGAACCGGCTTCTGCTGCTGGTGCCGACCTTCCTTCTGGTCATGGTCATCATTTTCCTGCTGGTCCGGCTCTTGCCGGGCGATCCGGCGATTGCCCTGCTTGGCGACAAGGCTTCCGATGCCGAGCTTGCCGCTTTCCGGGAACGGCTCGGCCTCAACGCGCCGCTGGCCACCCAGTTCATGCTGTTCGTGCGATCCATCCTCGGCGGGGATCTCGGGACATCGGTGATGCTGCGGGCGCCGGTCTGGGACGTGATCCTGTCGCGCCTTCCGGCAACGATCTTTCTCACGGTCTATTCCGTCTCCCTGGCCATCCTGATTGCCGGACCGCTCGCCTTCGTCGCCGCCCTCAATCGCGGCCGCTGGCCAGACACCGTCATTCGCGCCGTGTTCCAGGTCGGCCTGTCGATGCCGGTGTTCTACATCGGCCTGTTGCTGCTGACGTTTCTGGCCGCGCAACTGCGGCTCTTTCCGGTCGGTGGCTATGGCAAGGGGCTGGCCGACAACCTCTATCACCTGTTCCTGCCAGCCATGACCGTGGCGCTCTACACCTCCGCCATCCTGATGCGGAACCTGCGCGCCGCCATCATCGAGGTGCTCGATGCGGAATACGTGCAGTTCGCTCGTGCCAAGGGCCTGCCGCTGCGTCTTGTCCTCGGGCGTCACGTGCTGCGCAACGCCCTCATCTCCACGATCACGCTGCTGGGCCTGTCCATCGGCAACCTGATGAGCGGAACGCTAGTCACGGAGACCGTCTTCGGCGTCCCGGGCGTCGGGCGGCTGATGCTCGATGCCATCTTTGGCCGCGACTATGCCCTGATCCAGGGCCTCACCCTCACCTTCGCCGTGCTGGTCACACTGGTCTTCCTGATGACCGACCTGATCCAGAGCTGGCTTGATCCGAGACTGCGCCTGTCATGA
- a CDS encoding ABC transporter substrate-binding protein, which produces MKKTFLAAAFAATVALALSGPAAAQDRGGTLKFARYDGSKLIDPIYAERNPDIWMVGSLFSTLLERKGEGAALTGALASTYTQSADGKTIELTLRDGIRFSDGSPLTAQDVVFSLDRARNKDLSPWAGLLASIATVTGEGAKVTITLSRPDPTILSMLATFNTAIVSRAAFEKAPGATDQEKSAALFAAGGPGAGTGPFYLSGFEQGASMSFKANPYYWKSGADGKPLPYLDGVEFQIIPDDATRILKLQAGEVDIAEFIPFARIAELGTDPDLKMELFPSTRIIYAPINTRATRADGTPNPLADKRVRQALNYATNKEALVSLVLHGAGAPMTSPLMSSSTPMAVRTDPLYGYDPVKAMELMQAAGFAAGTKIKLTTLAGSADDATVFAALQQMWTAVGVELVAEQVDSPTRGAKNRSGEFDIHTYGWVDDIADPSQVVGWLGHTPTAKAVGTGWENKEFNELYDTAAAEMDPERRAAQFRRMQEIYAEEAPLLFMYETPFAVALSAKVTGYVQTPLGANVFEEASLQR; this is translated from the coding sequence ATGAAAAAGACCTTTTTGGCGGCTGCCTTTGCCGCAACGGTTGCGCTTGCCCTGTCCGGGCCTGCAGCCGCGCAGGATCGTGGCGGAACGCTGAAGTTCGCGCGCTACGACGGCTCGAAGCTGATTGATCCGATCTATGCCGAGCGCAATCCGGACATCTGGATGGTCGGCAGCCTGTTCAGCACGCTGCTCGAGCGCAAGGGAGAGGGCGCCGCCCTGACGGGCGCGCTGGCCTCGACCTACACGCAATCCGCCGACGGCAAGACGATCGAGCTGACGCTGCGCGACGGGATCCGGTTCTCCGATGGCAGCCCCCTGACGGCGCAGGATGTGGTGTTCTCGCTGGACCGGGCGCGCAACAAGGATCTCTCGCCCTGGGCCGGTCTCCTGGCGTCGATTGCCACGGTCACCGGCGAGGGCGCGAAGGTCACCATCACCCTGTCGCGGCCGGATCCGACCATCCTGTCGATGCTGGCCACCTTCAACACCGCCATCGTCTCGCGCGCGGCCTTTGAAAAGGCACCGGGCGCGACCGATCAGGAGAAGTCGGCCGCCCTGTTTGCAGCCGGCGGACCGGGCGCCGGAACCGGGCCCTTCTACCTCAGCGGCTTCGAGCAGGGCGCCTCGATGTCGTTCAAGGCCAATCCCTACTACTGGAAGTCCGGTGCGGACGGAAAGCCGCTGCCCTACCTTGATGGCGTCGAGTTCCAGATCATCCCGGATGACGCCACCCGCATCCTCAAGCTTCAGGCCGGTGAAGTGGACATCGCGGAGTTCATCCCCTTCGCCCGCATTGCCGAGCTTGGCACCGATCCCGACCTGAAGATGGAGCTGTTCCCCTCCACCCGCATCATCTACGCACCGATCAACACCCGGGCCACGCGGGCTGACGGGACGCCCAATCCGCTGGCCGACAAGCGGGTACGGCAGGCACTCAACTACGCCACCAACAAGGAAGCGCTGGTCAGTCTCGTCCTGCATGGCGCAGGCGCGCCGATGACGTCGCCGCTGATGTCCTCCTCAACCCCCATGGCCGTCAGGACCGACCCGCTCTACGGCTATGACCCGGTCAAGGCGATGGAGCTGATGCAGGCGGCCGGCTTTGCCGCCGGCACCAAGATCAAGCTCACCACGCTGGCCGGCTCGGCGGATGATGCCACCGTGTTCGCCGCCCTGCAGCAGATGTGGACCGCCGTTGGCGTCGAGCTTGTTGCCGAACAGGTCGACAGCCCGACGCGTGGTGCAAAGAACCGCTCCGGCGAGTTCGACATCCACACCTACGGCTGGGTGGATGACATCGCCGACCCGAGCCAGGTCGTTGGCTGGCTTGGCCATACGCCCACGGCAAAGGCGGTCGGCACGGGCTGGGAAAACAAGGAGTTCAACGAACTCTATGACACGGCGGCCGCCGAGATGGATCCCGAACGCCGCGCCGCCCAGTTCCGCCGCATGCAGGAAATCTATGCGGAAGAGGCACCGCTCCTGTTCATGTACGAGACGCCCTTTGCCGTCGCCCTGTCGGCGAAAGTGACCGGCTACGTGCAGACGCCGCTCGGGGCCAATGTCTTCGAGGAAGCATCCCTGCAGCGCTGA
- a CDS encoding helix-turn-helix domain-containing protein, whose translation MKRPPQHPDQTAPQPGAGPAFGKAIRKRRKALGKTLEAVAQETQLTIGFLSQVERGVSSPSLSSFMRIAAALQTTMEELLSLPEPFSVFSPREGRSTYRLGEAGKLYEKLGPGFQGALNYPSIIHRVPGHVSERMSHEGEAFLYLLEGQLEYHLGDQVFLMGPGDSIHHDTRTLHYSRVLGDRDSVELWVSSRPRRTSPVLRSVAAGGDSDG comes from the coding sequence ATGAAACGGCCCCCTCAGCATCCCGACCAGACCGCGCCGCAGCCGGGGGCAGGGCCTGCCTTCGGCAAGGCCATCCGCAAGCGCCGAAAGGCTCTGGGGAAGACGCTGGAGGCGGTCGCCCAGGAAACCCAGTTGACGATCGGCTTCCTGTCGCAGGTCGAGCGGGGGGTCAGCAGCCCGTCGCTGTCATCCTTCATGCGGATCGCGGCAGCGCTCCAGACGACCATGGAAGAGCTTCTGAGCCTGCCCGAGCCCTTTTCGGTGTTTTCCCCCCGCGAGGGCCGGTCGACCTATCGTCTCGGCGAGGCCGGCAAGCTCTACGAGAAACTTGGGCCGGGCTTCCAGGGAGCGCTGAACTATCCGAGCATCATTCACCGCGTTCCGGGGCATGTCTCGGAAAGGATGTCGCATGAGGGAGAGGCCTTCCTGTACCTGCTGGAGGGGCAGCTGGAGTATCACCTCGGCGATCAGGTCTTCCTCATGGGCCCCGGGGACAGCATCCATCACGACACCCGGACGCTGCACTATTCCCGGGTGCTCGGTGACCGTGATTCCGTCGAGCTTTGGGTCAGCTCGCGTCCGCGTCGCACCTCGCCGGTGCTGCGGTCCGTCGCCGCCGGGGGAGACAGCGACGGATAG
- a CDS encoding hydrolase, translated as MALPSSELTPDNCVFLMIDHQVGLMQFLTSIDPMQLKHNILGHAKTAKAFSIPVIMGTSWPQGPNGPTMPELKALFPDVQVIDRPYVNFWNDPASRAAVEATGRRKLVISGLATEVCAAFPALSALREGYEVYVVVDACSDFNPLITDVTVRRLAAAGVIVTTWVSVLAELSANTQVNGRHIGTLLAEHMGQYYAAMNAWLGSAGNADEVKGQLGLTGHPPIPQAGL; from the coding sequence ATGGCCCTGCCCTCTTCCGAGCTGACGCCCGACAACTGCGTCTTCCTCATGATCGACCATCAGGTCGGTCTCATGCAGTTTCTCACCTCGATCGACCCGATGCAGCTCAAGCACAACATCCTGGGACATGCGAAGACGGCCAAGGCCTTCTCAATCCCGGTCATCATGGGCACGAGCTGGCCTCAGGGTCCGAACGGCCCGACCATGCCGGAGCTGAAGGCGCTCTTCCCGGACGTTCAGGTCATTGATCGGCCCTATGTCAACTTCTGGAACGATCCGGCGTCCCGCGCGGCGGTCGAGGCGACGGGACGGCGAAAGCTCGTGATCTCGGGACTGGCAACCGAGGTCTGCGCTGCGTTTCCTGCACTGTCGGCCCTGCGCGAAGGCTATGAGGTCTACGTCGTTGTCGACGCCTGCTCCGACTTCAATCCTCTGATCACCGACGTGACGGTCCGCCGGCTCGCGGCCGCCGGCGTCATCGTGACCACCTGGGTCTCGGTACTGGCAGAGCTTTCTGCAAACACACAGGTCAATGGCCGTCACATCGGCACGCTGCTGGCCGAGCACATGGGACAGTACTACGCCGCCATGAACGCCTGGCTGGGCTCCGCCGGCAATGCCGACGAGGTGAAGGGACAGCTGGGGCTCACCGGACATCCTCCGATCCCCCAGGCCGGCCTCTGA
- a CDS encoding cupin domain-containing protein: MSEQTRPDAQTPAPVPLISHLHERPAWWVVGDRYTSLLAAEETGGSFSLFEFIVPAGRGSPPHIHHAEHETFVIISGEVEFTVAGTASRVGPGGVVFGARGVAHNFRNVGESEARMIVICTPGGLERFFAAAGVPTTDRTATPPAPTQDDKARMIAHAPAFQVELLLPGSH; this comes from the coding sequence ATGTCCGAGCAGACACGCCCCGATGCGCAGACGCCCGCTCCCGTCCCGCTGATTTCCCACCTCCACGAGCGACCGGCCTGGTGGGTGGTGGGCGACCGCTACACCTCGCTTTTGGCGGCCGAGGAGACAGGCGGCAGCTTCAGCCTCTTTGAATTCATCGTTCCCGCCGGACGCGGCTCACCGCCCCACATCCATCACGCCGAGCACGAGACTTTCGTGATCATCAGCGGCGAGGTGGAGTTCACCGTCGCCGGCACGGCCAGCCGCGTGGGACCCGGCGGCGTCGTGTTCGGAGCCCGCGGCGTGGCGCACAATTTCCGCAACGTCGGCGAGTCGGAAGCCCGGATGATCGTCATCTGCACGCCCGGCGGCCTGGAGCGCTTCTTTGCCGCCGCCGGCGTGCCAACGACCGACCGCACCGCAACGCCGCCTGCCCCGACCCAGGATGACAAGGCACGGATGATCGCGCACGCCCCCGCCTTCCAAGTCGAGCTGCTGCTGCCCGGGTCGCACTGA
- a CDS encoding isochorismatase family protein: MTPFTPADTAFVLIDHQVGTMQLIRNIDMAHAGRMALALAKAARIMNLPVVLTSSQEDRIQGPLMPVLAEILPEAFAGRVRREGIVNAWKDEAFRAAVLATGRRNLVMAGVTTDVCLVFPSIDAVEEGFRVQAVMDASGSPFELSEDMSRRRMQDAGVVLTATNTIIAEMAQNWSTANGSELIRLLFTDVLPPVTPHAA, encoded by the coding sequence ATGACCCCCTTCACCCCCGCAGACACTGCCTTTGTCCTCATCGACCACCAGGTCGGCACCATGCAGCTGATCCGCAACATCGACATGGCCCACGCCGGCCGCATGGCCCTGGCGCTGGCCAAGGCCGCCCGGATCATGAACCTGCCCGTCGTGTTGACCTCCAGCCAGGAAGACCGGATCCAGGGACCGCTTATGCCGGTGCTCGCCGAAATCCTGCCTGAGGCCTTTGCCGGACGCGTGCGGCGCGAGGGCATCGTCAACGCCTGGAAGGATGAAGCCTTCCGCGCCGCCGTGCTGGCGACCGGGCGCCGCAATCTGGTCATGGCCGGCGTCACGACGGACGTCTGTCTTGTCTTCCCCTCCATCGATGCCGTCGAGGAAGGCTTCCGGGTCCAGGCGGTGATGGACGCGTCCGGTTCCCCCTTCGAGCTGTCGGAGGACATGTCACGGCGCCGGATGCAGGACGCGGGCGTCGTCCTGACCGCCACCAACACGATCATCGCCGAAATGGCGCAGAACTGGTCGACGGCGAACGGTTCGGAGCTGATCCGGTTGCTCTTCACCGACGTCCTGCCGCCCGTGACGCCGCACGCTGCCTGA
- a CDS encoding helix-turn-helix domain-containing protein, giving the protein MRHHGPIKREALAVLPHVGVRELFPGLSVATMPRASGVQEVVVEPQDFSLAMYARRGRDLMEPVAPGQTDCRVQSRSVSLLPAGIRTRWLYATPLHDTSPRLQTLHLRLTDDFAAVLERARLPQTLQLGLNVQVPGLMQRMERALAAFESPDAFRALAVQSAALSAASLLLDPQAALTAARASCLTLRRRRALAAYVEAHLTGDLTVNGMAESVGLSPYHFIRVFKAATGITPYAWVVGKRLERIKAALIDTEGTLADIARRCGFATQSHMTEVFRRAVGTTPGRWRQEHRGSVTAPELDEDLIPELETGR; this is encoded by the coding sequence ATGAGACATCACGGACCGATCAAGCGAGAGGCGCTGGCGGTGCTGCCCCATGTCGGCGTGCGCGAGCTGTTTCCCGGCCTGTCCGTCGCCACGATGCCGCGGGCATCCGGCGTGCAGGAAGTTGTCGTCGAACCGCAGGATTTCTCGCTCGCCATGTATGCCCGCCGCGGCCGTGACCTTATGGAGCCCGTCGCGCCGGGACAGACCGACTGCCGCGTCCAGTCGCGCTCGGTGAGCCTTCTCCCGGCCGGGATCCGCACGCGCTGGCTCTATGCCACCCCATTGCACGACACGAGCCCGAGGCTGCAGACGTTGCACCTGCGCCTGACGGATGACTTCGCAGCAGTACTGGAGCGCGCACGGCTGCCGCAGACACTTCAGCTCGGTCTAAACGTCCAGGTGCCCGGCCTGATGCAGCGGATGGAGCGGGCCCTCGCGGCCTTTGAATCGCCCGACGCCTTTAGGGCCCTCGCCGTTCAGAGCGCGGCGCTATCGGCCGCATCGCTCCTGCTCGATCCGCAGGCAGCCCTGACCGCCGCCCGCGCCTCCTGCCTGACCCTGCGTCGCCGCAGGGCGCTCGCCGCCTATGTCGAGGCGCATCTGACGGGCGACCTGACGGTCAACGGCATGGCCGAATCCGTCGGCCTGTCTCCCTATCACTTCATCCGTGTCTTCAAGGCCGCAACCGGCATCACGCCCTATGCCTGGGTCGTCGGCAAGCGCCTCGAGCGCATCAAGGCCGCCCTCATCGACACCGAAGGAACACTCGCCGACATCGCCCGCCGCTGCGGCTTTGCCACGCAGAGCCACATGACCGAGGTGTTCCGCCGCGCGGTCGGGACGACGCCCGGGCGTTGGCGACAGGAGCACCGGGGCTCGGTCACCGCTCCGGAGCTTGACGAGGACCTGATCCCGGAACTTGAAACCGGTCGATAA
- a CDS encoding helix-turn-helix domain-containing protein, which translates to MSGWRRGASIRARTFITIPRGMGTEWHLPTGQPRVLHLHIGTELQDMLAEDCGRGRAGSTLTPRIGWEIARTAALFDRLAILASRTDEIDRLELQGLGLVAAAHVLKASSTLGPGSPGQTMTPARMRRVRAYVEENLGRGICLEDMAGCIGLSPSHFSRSFRLETGLSPYAWVLQARITRVKDLLLRGRLTLAEIAIECGFATQSHMTEAFRRATGVPPARWLREQGSDRGEALR; encoded by the coding sequence TTGTCCGGTTGGCGCCGCGGCGCCAGCATCCGCGCCCGGACCTTCATCACCATCCCCCGCGGCATGGGGACCGAATGGCATCTGCCCACGGGACAGCCGCGCGTGCTGCACCTCCACATCGGGACGGAACTGCAGGACATGCTGGCCGAGGACTGCGGCAGGGGCCGCGCGGGATCGACCCTGACGCCGCGCATCGGCTGGGAGATTGCAAGAACCGCCGCCCTGTTCGACCGTCTGGCGATTCTCGCCAGCCGCACCGACGAGATCGACCGCCTCGAGTTGCAAGGTCTCGGACTGGTGGCAGCCGCCCACGTCCTGAAGGCTTCCAGCACGCTCGGCCCGGGGAGTCCCGGCCAGACCATGACCCCGGCGCGCATGCGTCGCGTGCGCGCCTATGTCGAGGAAAATCTCGGTCGCGGTATCTGCCTTGAAGACATGGCCGGCTGCATCGGCCTGTCGCCCAGCCACTTCAGCCGCTCCTTCCGCCTGGAAACCGGACTGAGCCCCTATGCCTGGGTCCTGCAAGCCCGGATCACGCGGGTGAAGGATCTGTTGTTGCGTGGCCGCCTGACCCTTGCTGAAATCGCAATCGAATGCGGCTTTGCCACGCAGAGCCACATGACGGAGGCCTTCCGTCGGGCAACAGGTGTTCCGCCGGCCCGCTGGCTGCGCGAACAGGGGTCGGACAGGGGGGAGGCATTGCGATGA